CTTTATCCAGTATTGCGGTGGCTTGGACATGCGTGAAATGAGCGCGCAGGTGCTCGATTCGATGGACATCGAAAAAGAGCGCGGCATTACCATCAAGGCGCAAACCGCCGCGCTGACCTACAAGGCGCGTGACGGCCAGGTCTACAACCTGAACCTGATCGACACGCCGGGACACGTCGACTTCAGCTACGAAGTCAGCCGTTCGCTGTCGGCGTGCGAAGGCGCGCTGCTGGTGGTCGATGCCTCGCAAGGCGTCGAGGCCCAGACCGTGGCCAACTGCTATACCGCCATCGAGCTGGGTGTGGAAGTGGTGCCGGTACTGAACAAGATCGACCTGCCGGCGGCCGATCCCGACCGCATTGCGCAGGAAATCGAGGACATCATCGGCATTGAGGCGGTAGACGCGGTGCGCGCCTCGGCCAAGTCCGGCATCGGTATCGAGGACATCCTCGAAACCGTGGTCAGCAAGATCCCGCCGCCGGAAGGCAATCCGGATGGCCCGCTGAAGGCGCTGATCATCGACTCGTGGTTCGACAACTACGTCGGCGTGGTGATGCTGGTGCGCGTGATTGACGGCCAGCTGAAGCCGAAGGACAAGATCAAGTTCATGGCCACCCAGGCCGAGCACCTGTGCGAACAGGTCGGCGTGTTCACACCGAAGTCGGTACAGCGTCAGAGCCTGAACGCGGGCGAAGTGGGCTTTGTCATCGCCGGTATCAAGGAGCTGAAATCGGCCAAGGTGGGCGACACCATCACCCTGGTGAACAGACCGGCAGATGCGCCGTTGCCGGGCTTCAAGGAAGTACAGTCGCAGGTGTTTGCCGGCCTGTATCCGGTGGAAAGCCACGACTACGAGTCGCTGCGCGATGCGCTGGAAAAACTGCAGCTGAACGATGCCTCGCTCAAGTACGAGCCGGAAGTGTCGCAGGCGCTGGGCTTCGGCTTCCGTTGCGGCTTCCTCGGCCTGCTGCACCTGGAAATCGTGCAGGAACGTCTTGAGCGCGAGTTCGACATGGACCTGATCACCACCGCGCCGACGGTGATCTACGAAGTGGTAATGAAGGACGGCACCATCAGCGAGGTATCCAATCCGTCGAAGATGCCGGAAGCGGGAAAGTACGAAGAACTGCGCGAGCCGATCATCACCGCCACCATTCTGGTGCCGCAGGATTATGTCGGCTCGGTGATGACATTGTGCAACCAGAAGCGCGGTGTGCAGCGCAATATGCAGTACATGGGCCGCCAGGTGATGCTGACCTACGACCTGCCGATGAATGAAGTGGTGATGGACTTCTTCGACAAGCTGAAGTCCACCAGCCGCGGCTATGCCTCGTTGGACTACGAGTTCAAGGAGTTCCAGGCCTCCGATCTGGTGAAGCTGGATGTGCTGGTCAACAGCGAAAAAGTCGATGCGCTGAGCCTGATCGTGCACCGTGCCACCAGCGTGTACCGAGGTCGCGAACTGGTGTCGAAGATGCGCGAACTGATTCCGCGCCAGATGTTCGACATTGCAGTGCAGGCGGCGATCGGCGGCCACATCATCTCCCGTGAGACGGTGAAGGCGCTGCGCAAAAACGTGCTGGCCAAGTGCTACGGTGGCGACATTACCCGTAAGAAAAAGCTGCTGGAAAAGCAGAAGGCCGGTAAGAAGCGGATGAAGCAGGTCGGCAACGTGGAGATTCCACAGGAAGCCTTCCTCGCGATCTTGCAAGTTGGGGACAAATAAATGGGGGCAAACCTGTTCTGGGTGTGGATGGTGCTGCTGGCGGTCGGTGTGATGCTGATCGCGTTTGGCGGCAAGCGTGATGACGGTACGCACGCTTCGTCCATCGAGTGGGGGTATCTGGCGATTCTGGGCGGGGCTTTCG
The nucleotide sequence above comes from Vogesella indigofera. Encoded proteins:
- the lepA gene encoding translation elongation factor 4, with protein sequence MKNIRNFSIIAHIDHGKSTLADRFIQYCGGLDMREMSAQVLDSMDIEKERGITIKAQTAALTYKARDGQVYNLNLIDTPGHVDFSYEVSRSLSACEGALLVVDASQGVEAQTVANCYTAIELGVEVVPVLNKIDLPAADPDRIAQEIEDIIGIEAVDAVRASAKSGIGIEDILETVVSKIPPPEGNPDGPLKALIIDSWFDNYVGVVMLVRVIDGQLKPKDKIKFMATQAEHLCEQVGVFTPKSVQRQSLNAGEVGFVIAGIKELKSAKVGDTITLVNRPADAPLPGFKEVQSQVFAGLYPVESHDYESLRDALEKLQLNDASLKYEPEVSQALGFGFRCGFLGLLHLEIVQERLEREFDMDLITTAPTVIYEVVMKDGTISEVSNPSKMPEAGKYEELREPIITATILVPQDYVGSVMTLCNQKRGVQRNMQYMGRQVMLTYDLPMNEVVMDFFDKLKSTSRGYASLDYEFKEFQASDLVKLDVLVNSEKVDALSLIVHRATSVYRGRELVSKMRELIPRQMFDIAVQAAIGGHIISRETVKALRKNVLAKCYGGDITRKKKLLEKQKAGKKRMKQVGNVEIPQEAFLAILQVGDK